A genome region from Schlesneria paludicola DSM 18645 includes the following:
- a CDS encoding DUF1553 domain-containing protein, which translates to MRVRICLLFIFLTGADLIGADQIDYVRDIKPILSRRCHSCHGALKQENELRLDTAALTIKGGGSGAAILPGKPTESLLIQAVKGLNGVSKMPPEGEPLTAHEITLLERWIETGAIAPPDEVPSDPAKHWSYQTPRRPEVPVVNDSVWSANPIDAFVVEQQSQRGLHHSLPAVRNVLLRRVYLDLIGLPPSAAELQAFLADSSPLAYENVVDRLLESPQYGERWGRHWMDVWRYSDWDGYGQEIRESKPHIWRWRDWIVESLNADKGYDQMIVEMLAGDEVAPDDPATLRATGYLVRNWYSFNRHVWLDASIEHTAKAFLGTTLNCARCHDHMYDPILQTDYYQFRAIFEAHDVRTDRVPGQSDLTKDGLVRVYDANAEAKTFLFRRGDDKQPNTEHPLVAGLPGVFRTQEFRPQPVTLNPTAFYPGLRSYEQEESLQQAQALLDTALKRRADEDAKLQTAKKLLSEQLAAKSNGEAVKVEDEASLQSSVAASEQTLQRAELSLETAIANEVWVQTRIQADRAAYAAVPPANLAALVRTASLAERTYQLRQSEQKVHEAEQQLLVAKRTPDKPDPIAKAEQALDAANKARVAIMETVQKPADSYTKFGTVYPATSTGRRLALARWITDPANPLTPRVAINHIWLRHFGAPLVPTVFDFGLNGKPPTHPELLDWLSTELVRQGWKTKAIHRLIVTSQTYRQQSQVGADDASNLALDADNLYLWRANSHRMEAEAIRDATLCASGRLDLTRGGPELDENAGMDVPRRSLYFRNSKEKKMTFLDTFDRPNVVDCYRRTESIIPQQALALANSSLLYAESRRLAGVLSQRVGSDDQPGTTKQFILAAYQQILSRDPSESELQECDAFLTAQTERYRHPDGLQKFPTGTANSVAPSEIPHQRARENLVHVLFNHNDFIHVR; encoded by the coding sequence ATGCGAGTACGCATCTGTTTGCTGTTCATTTTTCTGACCGGGGCCGATCTGATTGGCGCTGATCAGATTGACTATGTGCGTGACATCAAGCCCATCCTGTCGCGCCGATGTCATTCATGTCATGGTGCTTTGAAGCAGGAGAATGAACTGCGGCTGGATACCGCGGCATTGACCATCAAGGGCGGTGGTAGTGGTGCGGCCATTCTGCCGGGGAAGCCGACCGAGAGCCTTCTCATTCAGGCGGTCAAGGGGCTGAACGGCGTGTCGAAGATGCCTCCAGAAGGGGAGCCGTTGACGGCACACGAAATCACGCTGCTTGAGCGCTGGATCGAGACGGGTGCGATTGCTCCGCCAGACGAAGTTCCTTCAGACCCGGCGAAACACTGGTCGTATCAGACACCGCGGCGCCCTGAGGTTCCTGTGGTGAATGATTCTGTGTGGTCGGCCAACCCGATTGATGCATTTGTCGTTGAACAACAATCGCAGCGAGGTTTGCATCACAGTCTGCCGGCTGTGCGGAACGTCCTGTTGCGACGGGTCTATCTGGATCTGATCGGTCTGCCGCCTTCGGCTGCGGAACTGCAGGCGTTTCTGGCTGACAGTTCACCACTCGCCTACGAGAACGTGGTCGACCGACTTCTCGAGAGCCCTCAGTATGGCGAACGGTGGGGCCGTCACTGGATGGATGTCTGGCGGTATAGCGATTGGGATGGTTACGGTCAGGAGATTCGCGAAAGCAAGCCGCATATCTGGCGATGGCGCGATTGGATTGTGGAATCGCTGAATGCCGACAAAGGCTATGACCAGATGATCGTCGAGATGCTGGCCGGTGATGAGGTGGCACCCGACGATCCGGCGACGCTGCGCGCGACGGGATACCTGGTTCGCAATTGGTACTCGTTCAATCGTCATGTTTGGCTGGATGCAAGCATTGAACACACCGCCAAAGCGTTTCTCGGGACGACGCTGAATTGTGCGCGGTGCCATGACCATATGTATGATCCGATCTTGCAGACCGACTACTATCAGTTTCGTGCGATTTTCGAGGCGCATGATGTCCGGACCGACCGTGTTCCCGGTCAATCCGATCTTACGAAAGACGGGCTGGTTCGTGTGTACGACGCGAATGCCGAGGCCAAAACGTTTCTCTTTCGTCGCGGCGACGACAAGCAGCCGAATACCGAGCATCCGCTTGTCGCCGGTCTGCCAGGGGTGTTCCGGACTCAGGAGTTTCGTCCGCAGCCCGTCACGTTGAATCCGACAGCGTTCTATCCCGGTTTGCGTTCCTACGAACAAGAGGAATCGCTTCAGCAGGCTCAGGCCCTATTGGACACCGCGCTCAAGCGACGTGCGGACGAGGATGCGAAGCTGCAGACGGCGAAAAAGTTACTGAGCGAACAACTCGCAGCGAAATCGAATGGCGAAGCGGTCAAGGTAGAAGACGAGGCGTCGCTTCAATCCAGCGTGGCGGCCAGCGAGCAGACGCTGCAGCGGGCCGAGTTGTCGCTGGAGACGGCGATCGCCAATGAAGTGTGGGTCCAGACCCGAATCCAGGCGGATCGGGCGGCGTACGCGGCCGTCCCCCCTGCGAATTTGGCCGCACTGGTAAGAACGGCTTCGCTGGCTGAACGCACATACCAGTTGCGGCAGAGCGAGCAGAAGGTGCATGAGGCGGAACAGCAGCTTTTGGTTGCCAAACGGACGCCGGACAAGCCAGACCCGATCGCGAAGGCTGAACAAGCCTTGGACGCCGCCAACAAAGCGCGCGTGGCCATCATGGAGACCGTTCAGAAGCCGGCCGATTCGTATACGAAGTTCGGTACGGTGTACCCGGCCACCAGCACCGGACGGCGGTTGGCCCTGGCCCGGTGGATCACTGATCCGGCGAATCCATTAACGCCGCGGGTCGCGATCAATCATATTTGGCTGCGTCATTTTGGTGCCCCGCTTGTGCCGACCGTCTTTGATTTCGGACTCAATGGGAAACCACCGACACATCCAGAATTGCTGGACTGGCTCTCGACAGAATTGGTTCGTCAGGGTTGGAAGACGAAGGCGATTCATCGGTTGATTGTGACCAGCCAGACGTATCGTCAGCAGTCACAAGTCGGTGCGGACGATGCATCGAACCTAGCGCTCGATGCCGACAATCTGTATCTCTGGCGTGCGAACTCGCACAGGATGGAGGCCGAAGCCATTCGTGACGCGACGCTATGTGCATCCGGGCGACTGGATCTGACCCGCGGCGGCCCCGAACTGGATGAGAACGCGGGGATGGATGTTCCGCGGCGCAGTTTGTATTTCCGGAACAGCAAAGAGAAAAAGATGACATTCCTGGACACGTTCGATCGACCGAATGTGGTGGACTGCTATCGTCGCACAGAAAGCATCATTCCCCAGCAGGCTCTCGCGCTGGCCAACAGCAGCCTTCTGTACGCGGAATCGCGTCGGTTGGCAGGTGTGTTGTCGCAACGGGTTGGCTCAGACGATCAGCCAGGGACTACGAAACAATTCATCCTTGCGGCGTATCAACAGATTCTGAGTCGCGATCCAAGTGAGAGTGAACTGCAGGAATGCGATGCATTCCTGACGGCGCAAACAGAACGATATCGCCATCCGGACGGGCTGCAGAAATTTCCAACGGGCACGGCGAACTCCGTGGCCCCGTCAGAGATCCCGCATCAGCGTGCACGCGAGAACCTGGTCCATGTGCTGTTTAATCACAACGATTTTATTCACGTTCGTTAG
- a CDS encoding type II secretion system protein: protein MKRIAPQSPSRQRRGFTLTEVLLVLAILGVIAAMVVPNLMSRQQEALNRQTKVNITSFERIAQNYAVDHEGEWPRDINSMMNPGQDSDGKNRAPYMDVVPKDGWNQPLYYEYPNSKSSNSDKPAIWSSGKNKQNEDGGGDDINNWSTK, encoded by the coding sequence ATGAAGCGCATTGCTCCCCAATCTCCATCGCGGCAACGTCGCGGCTTCACCTTGACGGAAGTCTTGTTGGTGCTCGCAATCCTGGGCGTCATCGCAGCGATGGTGGTGCCAAATCTGATGTCACGACAACAGGAAGCGCTGAATCGACAGACTAAGGTCAATATCACCAGTTTTGAGCGAATCGCGCAAAACTATGCGGTCGACCACGAAGGCGAGTGGCCTCGCGACATCAATTCGATGATGAACCCCGGTCAGGACTCGGACGGAAAGAATCGGGCACCGTACATGGATGTCGTGCCCAAAGACGGCTGGAATCAGCCCTTGTACTACGAATATCCCAACAGTAAGTCCTCGAACAGCGACAAACCCGCGATCTGGTCGTCAGGCAAGAATAAACAAAACGAAGACGGCGGTGGGGACGACATCAATAACTGGAGCACCAAATAA
- a CDS encoding PP2C family protein-serine/threonine phosphatase, which yields MHQDLVSLGEQSWQHRLAQIMETMRELSVQTDPQAMVRQYYTRMRQVNPQIDRRLAMSRRGLVYPQFRITRYSEWNDDVNPWKEPDRLPLLSGGILAELIYADEPRIINDLVFAADDPAAEYLTGQRSLQAIPLMEQGKSLNMSLHTRSIANGFSYEHLPEAVWLANLFGRATSSQVLAGQLKAAYEEIDRELKAVARIQRSLLPSRLPKISRLKLAAHYQTARRAGGDYYDFFPLTDGQWGLLIADVSGHGTPAAVVMAVVHNIAHTYPGPPLSPGQMLTYLNEKLCSYYVGNTGTFVTAFYAVYDPVSLRLTYSSAGHNPPRLRPGVAGPIQSLEHAQNLPLGVDSKFDAIEATVEMHAGDQLVLYTDGIVEAGDPNRELFGTDRLDAELSNCTSEPQEIIETVLHAVKRFTSGGAPTDDRTIVVGRIG from the coding sequence ATGCATCAAGACCTGGTTTCCCTGGGTGAGCAAAGCTGGCAACACCGCTTGGCTCAAATCATGGAAACCATGCGAGAACTCAGCGTTCAAACCGATCCGCAGGCAATGGTTCGTCAGTATTACACCCGCATGCGGCAGGTCAATCCGCAAATTGATCGACGACTGGCAATGAGTCGTCGGGGACTGGTCTATCCTCAATTTCGAATCACGCGGTACAGCGAGTGGAACGATGACGTCAATCCGTGGAAAGAGCCAGATCGATTGCCGCTGCTGTCGGGCGGAATTCTTGCAGAACTGATTTATGCCGATGAGCCCCGGATCATCAATGATCTGGTATTTGCCGCAGACGATCCTGCAGCCGAGTACTTGACAGGTCAGCGTTCGCTGCAGGCAATTCCACTGATGGAGCAGGGGAAATCGTTAAACATGTCGCTGCACACTCGCAGCATCGCGAATGGATTTTCCTACGAACATCTTCCCGAAGCGGTCTGGCTGGCCAATCTTTTTGGACGAGCCACAAGCAGCCAGGTTCTGGCCGGACAACTCAAAGCCGCCTATGAAGAAATCGATCGTGAGCTGAAGGCCGTTGCACGTATTCAGCGATCACTACTGCCTTCTCGGCTCCCGAAAATCTCACGCCTCAAGCTGGCCGCACATTATCAGACAGCACGGCGCGCGGGCGGCGACTACTACGACTTCTTCCCTTTGACAGACGGTCAGTGGGGATTGCTAATCGCCGACGTCAGCGGCCATGGAACCCCCGCCGCCGTCGTCATGGCGGTCGTTCACAATATCGCGCACACCTATCCTGGCCCGCCCCTGTCACCCGGACAAATGCTGACGTATCTCAACGAGAAACTCTGCAGCTACTATGTTGGAAATACCGGCACGTTTGTGACGGCCTTCTACGCCGTTTACGACCCCGTCTCGCTTCGACTGACATATTCCTCAGCAGGGCACAATCCGCCGCGTTTACGCCCCGGCGTTGCCGGCCCCATCCAATCACTGGAACATGCTCAGAATCTTCCGCTGGGGGTTGACTCGAAATTTGACGCCATCGAGGCGACTGTCGAAATGCACGCGGGTGATCAACTGGTTCTCTACACCGACGGAATCGTCGAAGCCGGTGACCCGAATCGAGAACTGTTCGGCACAGATCGACTTGACGCGGAATTGTCGAACTGCACATCCGAGCCGCAAGAGATTATCGAGACCGTCTTGCATGCCGTAAAACGCTTTACTTCCGGAGGCGCGCCCACCGACGATCGAACCATTGTCGTCGGTCGAATCGGCTGA
- a CDS encoding DUF1501 domain-containing protein: MSKPIANHSGSTGIHRRTFLADVGMGFTGLALGAMLGKEDAALASSAREQAVNDGVAHHRPKAKNVIWIFLIGGMSQMESFDPKPELNRWAGKTYDESPFKNVLDSPYLKKNLRELVEGLHKVHPKIYEMQVGYRRFGESGLEISDWWPHVGQHADDLAIVRSMWTTDNNHGAQLQFHTGRHVLEGQFPTIGSWVHYGLGSLNENLPQFAVIGTPIADCCGGVGAHGANYLGPEHNGVQLAIDPKNPLPFASPGPDVYREEQIESFGLLNRLNRLSAVEYPEDRALAARIRSYELAFRMQTAIPGIVDFGQETQVTHERYGFNNPATKTFGEQCLAARRLVEQGVRFVQIFHGSNGGAGAWDAHGSLKAGHSRLCGEVDQPIAALIADLKQRGLLDETLIVIGTEFGRTPGAQGSDGRDHHPYGFSVVLAGGGVRGGIAHGKTDELGFHAVEDRHYVTDLHATVLHQLGLDPRRMEIPGRKRLDLDFGKPIDAILA; this comes from the coding sequence ATGTCGAAGCCAATTGCAAATCACAGCGGATCGACGGGCATTCATCGCCGTACGTTTCTGGCGGATGTCGGCATGGGATTCACGGGGCTGGCGCTGGGGGCGATGCTCGGAAAAGAGGACGCTGCCCTTGCGAGTAGTGCTCGTGAGCAGGCCGTGAACGATGGGGTGGCGCACCATCGCCCCAAAGCGAAAAACGTGATCTGGATCTTCCTGATTGGCGGGATGAGCCAGATGGAGTCGTTCGATCCCAAGCCGGAATTGAATCGCTGGGCGGGAAAGACCTATGACGAATCACCATTCAAAAACGTGCTCGATTCTCCCTATTTGAAGAAGAATCTCCGCGAACTGGTCGAGGGATTGCATAAAGTGCATCCCAAAATTTACGAAATGCAAGTGGGCTATCGCCGGTTTGGCGAAAGCGGCCTGGAAATCAGTGACTGGTGGCCACATGTCGGTCAACATGCCGATGACCTGGCAATCGTGCGATCGATGTGGACGACAGACAACAACCACGGCGCGCAATTGCAGTTTCATACTGGACGTCATGTCCTTGAGGGGCAATTTCCGACAATCGGTTCATGGGTGCACTATGGACTGGGGTCGCTCAACGAAAACCTACCGCAGTTCGCTGTGATTGGAACTCCGATTGCCGACTGTTGCGGCGGTGTTGGGGCACACGGAGCCAACTATCTGGGACCTGAGCACAACGGTGTTCAGCTTGCGATCGATCCCAAGAACCCCCTGCCCTTTGCCTCGCCGGGCCCCGATGTCTATCGGGAGGAACAGATCGAATCGTTCGGACTGCTGAATCGATTGAATCGGTTGTCGGCCGTTGAGTATCCCGAAGATCGAGCACTGGCCGCGCGAATTCGATCGTACGAACTGGCATTTCGGATGCAGACCGCGATTCCCGGAATTGTCGATTTTGGGCAAGAAACACAAGTCACGCACGAACGTTATGGATTCAACAATCCCGCGACGAAAACATTTGGCGAACAATGTCTGGCCGCCAGACGATTGGTGGAACAAGGTGTTCGATTCGTTCAGATATTTCACGGCTCCAACGGAGGGGCCGGGGCCTGGGACGCGCATGGCAGTTTAAAAGCCGGGCATAGCCGTCTGTGCGGGGAAGTCGACCAGCCGATTGCGGCCTTGATCGCTGATTTGAAGCAACGTGGGTTGCTCGATGAAACATTGATCGTGATTGGAACGGAGTTTGGTCGAACACCGGGGGCCCAGGGGTCAGACGGACGCGACCATCATCCGTATGGCTTCTCTGTCGTGCTGGCCGGCGGCGGTGTTCGAGGTGGGATCGCACACGGCAAGACCGATGAACTGGGCTTCCACGCCGTGGAAGATCGCCACTATGTCACTGACTTGCATGCAACCGTCTTGCATCAATTGGGGCTCGATCCACGCCGTATGGAGATCCCGGGGCGCAAGCGCCTGGATCTGGATTTCGGCAAGCCGATTGATGCCATTCTCGCGTGA
- a CDS encoding tetratricopeptide repeat protein, whose translation MSSLHRAALSVALTAAPVLAMGCAQMPRQTVCHPAASASPPSIVAAPPINAGNLNLARQEEGRGNLVQAKQLYEDVYRQDPGNVECCHRLGVVCTRLNLHQDADHYLRQALAKTPNDAELLADMGYAAFMKKDYSRAESLLEQSVKLNGSNPRSINNLAIAKAWCGKDDGSLAMFRIVSNETEALRRLETIQIARGDRARSKQVATQVIDVPPAPAAPEFLAKYKTPSLSVQTSEFTLPVSTAKTRLPNEAAIVPNASIELTNHTVLSPEVLSPETVSPDVDVQIELPPPEPETTVADVPTVDRRSSFEVTDELENVFDQEVEVKTQPDEPIAAHANTAEPVLPVTETQLVTETQEEPAWEAIAAELQSKSESDFVTTTESVVEPPVTESHPPVLTAWRKTPHAHRDQRDSRSPEWHSQGVRRSVMTDTAMFDDKGVCRTCLVTLFEESRIVSGTSTYTFEYQSRRYRFSSAEALRKFQATPQRYAPAAGGLDVVAVRNDRRAIQGTLQFGLWHRQQLYLFSCRENAEAFFRAPSRFVAIDD comes from the coding sequence ATGAGCTCTCTACATCGAGCTGCATTGAGCGTTGCCTTGACGGCTGCCCCCGTGTTGGCAATGGGGTGTGCACAGATGCCTCGACAAACCGTCTGCCATCCGGCGGCATCGGCATCTCCGCCGTCTATTGTTGCGGCACCTCCGATCAACGCGGGAAATTTGAACCTTGCACGACAGGAAGAAGGCCGGGGTAACTTAGTTCAGGCGAAACAGCTTTATGAAGATGTCTATCGGCAAGATCCCGGTAATGTCGAATGTTGTCATCGATTGGGTGTTGTCTGCACGCGATTGAATCTTCATCAGGACGCAGATCACTACCTGCGCCAGGCACTTGCGAAGACGCCGAACGATGCGGAATTGCTGGCCGACATGGGGTATGCGGCGTTCATGAAGAAAGACTATTCACGGGCGGAATCGCTGCTGGAACAGTCGGTCAAATTGAATGGCAGCAACCCGCGATCGATCAACAATCTGGCGATCGCAAAAGCCTGGTGCGGAAAAGACGATGGCAGCCTGGCAATGTTTCGAATCGTGAGCAACGAGACCGAAGCGCTGCGCCGGCTGGAAACGATTCAAATTGCGCGAGGCGATCGCGCACGCAGCAAGCAGGTTGCCACGCAGGTGATTGATGTGCCCCCTGCCCCTGCAGCACCCGAGTTTCTGGCGAAGTACAAAACCCCCAGTCTGAGTGTGCAGACCAGTGAATTCACCCTGCCCGTTTCCACCGCCAAAACGCGGTTGCCAAACGAGGCCGCCATCGTACCGAATGCATCAATTGAGCTGACGAACCACACGGTATTGAGTCCTGAAGTACTAAGCCCTGAAACTGTGAGCCCTGACGTCGACGTTCAGATCGAACTGCCTCCACCCGAACCAGAGACGACGGTTGCTGATGTTCCGACCGTCGATCGCCGCTCGTCGTTTGAGGTGACCGACGAACTGGAAAATGTGTTTGATCAAGAGGTTGAAGTCAAAACTCAACCCGATGAGCCAATCGCCGCACACGCGAATACCGCCGAGCCTGTGTTGCCGGTGACGGAGACTCAACTGGTAACGGAGACTCAAGAGGAACCCGCTTGGGAGGCCATTGCGGCCGAACTTCAGTCAAAGAGTGAGTCCGACTTCGTGACCACAACGGAGTCGGTTGTTGAGCCGCCGGTAACAGAATCGCATCCCCCCGTTCTGACGGCATGGCGGAAGACGCCGCATGCCCATCGCGACCAGCGGGACAGCCGATCACCCGAATGGCACAGTCAGGGTGTCCGTCGTTCCGTTATGACCGACACGGCCATGTTTGATGACAAAGGAGTTTGTCGGACCTGCCTGGTCACACTCTTCGAAGAAAGCCGAATTGTTTCCGGGACGTCGACGTATACGTTCGAGTATCAATCGCGCCGCTATCGATTCTCGTCTGCCGAAGCGCTGCGAAAATTTCAGGCGACACCGCAACGCTATGCCCCTGCGGCTGGCGGATTGGACGTGGTCGCGGTTCGAAACGATCGCCGGGCGATTCAGGGGACTCTTCAATTCGGTTTGTGGCACCGCCAGCAACTGTATCTCTTCAGTTGCCGTGAAAATGCCGAGGCGTTCTTCCGTGCCCCCAGCAGATTTGTCGCCATTGATGATTGA
- a CDS encoding DUF1501 domain-containing protein, producing the protein MTTPNFCGRTRREFLWQTGAGFGGTALAGMLQRDGFLSSCLLAKEAEGHHNPLAPKEPQFAPKAKNVIFLFMYGGPSHIDTFDYKPAMKGRDNQTIEVKTFGRGGHKNQGRIVEPRWNFKQYGECGKWVSDLFPHLATCVDDIAFLHSMTADSPIHGSAMLMMNSGKILSGSPCLGSWVNYGLGSNNENLPGFVVMLDPSGGPISGAKNWSSGYMPATYQGTILRSKGAPIIDLNTPEGTTRAVQRELLDSLNAINSTHAATRADNSELAARIHSYELAFKMQKHAPEAVDFSQETAETQKMYGLDQPRTQDFGKRCLLARRLVERGVRFIQLYSGGSHNDANWDAHGDLEKNHNFHAGNTDQPIAALLKDLKQRGLLKDTLVVWGGEFGRQPTAEYAAGTGRDHNAYGFTMWMAGGGIKGGTSVGTTDEIGSAAVESPFHVKRLHATVLNQMGLNPNGFSYFHGGLDQKLVGVEHVDPIQEII; encoded by the coding sequence ATGACGACCCCCAATTTCTGCGGCCGAACACGACGCGAATTCCTCTGGCAGACAGGGGCGGGTTTCGGTGGGACGGCATTGGCGGGAATGCTGCAGCGTGACGGCTTCCTTTCCTCGTGTTTGCTGGCGAAAGAGGCCGAAGGCCACCACAACCCATTGGCGCCCAAGGAACCTCAGTTCGCCCCCAAAGCGAAAAACGTGATTTTCCTGTTCATGTACGGCGGCCCAAGCCATATCGACACATTTGATTACAAGCCCGCGATGAAGGGGCGCGACAACCAGACAATCGAAGTCAAGACATTCGGACGCGGCGGCCACAAGAATCAGGGGCGAATTGTCGAGCCGCGCTGGAACTTCAAGCAGTACGGCGAATGCGGCAAGTGGGTCAGTGACTTGTTTCCGCACCTGGCCACATGCGTCGACGATATCGCGTTTCTGCATTCGATGACGGCCGACTCGCCCATTCATGGCTCGGCGATGCTCATGATGAATTCGGGCAAGATTCTGTCCGGAAGTCCCTGCCTGGGTTCGTGGGTGAACTATGGCTTGGGCAGCAACAATGAAAACCTGCCGGGTTTCGTCGTGATGCTCGATCCGTCGGGCGGACCGATCAGCGGAGCGAAGAACTGGTCCAGCGGCTACATGCCGGCAACGTACCAGGGAACCATCTTGCGTTCCAAAGGTGCCCCGATCATCGATCTGAATACGCCCGAGGGAACCACGCGGGCTGTCCAGCGGGAACTGCTCGATTCATTAAACGCGATCAACTCGACGCACGCCGCCACGCGCGCCGACAATTCGGAACTGGCCGCACGCATTCACAGTTACGAACTCGCATTCAAGATGCAAAAACACGCCCCCGAAGCGGTTGATTTCTCACAAGAGACTGCCGAGACGCAAAAAATGTACGGGCTCGATCAGCCGCGGACGCAAGACTTCGGTAAGCGCTGCCTGCTTGCGCGACGATTGGTCGAACGCGGCGTACGTTTCATCCAACTGTATTCTGGCGGAAGTCATAACGACGCGAACTGGGACGCGCATGGTGATCTCGAAAAGAACCACAACTTCCATGCAGGGAATACGGACCAACCGATCGCGGCCCTGTTGAAAGATCTCAAGCAGCGCGGACTGCTCAAAGACACACTCGTCGTGTGGGGTGGTGAGTTTGGACGGCAGCCGACTGCGGAATACGCAGCGGGCACAGGCCGTGATCACAATGCCTACGGATTCACCATGTGGATGGCCGGCGGGGGTATCAAAGGCGGGACGAGTGTGGGCACAACGGATGAAATCGGCTCCGCAGCGGTTGAATCACCATTCCATGTCAAACGCCTGCATGCGACGGTCCTGAACCAAATGGGACTGAATCCAAATGGATTCAGCTATTTCCACGGCGGGCTCGACCAGAAGTTGGTCGGCGTCGAACATGTCGACCCGATCCAGGAAATCATCTGA
- a CDS encoding LssY C-terminal domain-containing protein yields MFSLFGLNYTPHPEVRPDPERAQTQRDELVDVTVSVLTPTECLQMLGVPLSNRGIQAVWIRVVNHSDSPARLLASKIAANYYTAREAAGNCHFSIIKRILAYGFLIWLFLLFLPLFALIMPFKIWAVRRANRQMKECFQRLGFPLKMISPGKTAEGLVFIPAEFGTKVIDVGLLIGKSMREYLFTVSIPSPTVDHRLLNESQQQLAGDIIDCDLATLKEKLADLPPTTTNASGTRHGDPLNLVVIGDFDLIIAVLAARWDQTELITLGSCYRTAKAFLFGSEYRYSPVSALYLYRRAQDFALQRVRGSINERLHLRLWRTHFRCGGQAVWVGQVSRDIGVRFTTMTWNLTTHLIDPDVDEARDYLLEDLFEAQRLASAGYLQSTVPCTPEAPRRNLTGDPYFTDGRRAVMVVTSTKQVPEVMNWD; encoded by the coding sequence ATGTTTTCGCTGTTTGGACTCAACTACACCCCGCACCCCGAAGTGCGGCCCGATCCAGAACGAGCACAAACACAGCGGGACGAACTCGTGGACGTCACGGTGTCCGTCCTGACGCCGACGGAATGTTTGCAGATGCTGGGAGTCCCGCTCTCCAATCGGGGGATTCAGGCGGTCTGGATTCGCGTCGTCAATCACTCCGACTCGCCCGCCCGACTGCTGGCCTCCAAAATTGCGGCCAACTATTACACCGCGCGTGAAGCGGCCGGAAATTGCCATTTTTCCATTATCAAGCGAATCCTGGCGTACGGATTTTTGATCTGGTTGTTTCTGCTGTTTCTGCCGCTATTCGCATTGATCATGCCATTCAAGATCTGGGCGGTGCGTCGCGCGAATCGTCAAATGAAAGAATGCTTTCAGAGACTCGGCTTCCCTTTGAAGATGATTTCGCCGGGAAAGACCGCAGAAGGACTGGTGTTTATTCCTGCAGAGTTTGGGACAAAAGTCATCGATGTCGGACTTCTGATTGGCAAATCCATGCGGGAGTATCTCTTCACCGTTTCGATCCCAAGCCCGACAGTCGATCACCGGCTGCTCAACGAATCACAGCAGCAGTTGGCTGGCGACATCATTGACTGCGATCTTGCGACGCTCAAGGAGAAGCTGGCCGATTTGCCGCCAACGACCACAAATGCATCGGGTACGCGACACGGCGACCCATTGAATCTGGTCGTGATCGGAGACTTCGATCTGATCATTGCCGTCCTGGCGGCACGCTGGGATCAAACCGAGCTAATCACTCTTGGTTCTTGCTACCGGACTGCCAAGGCTTTTCTCTTCGGCTCCGAGTATCGGTACAGCCCGGTGAGCGCACTGTATCTGTATCGCCGTGCTCAAGACTTTGCATTGCAGCGTGTCCGCGGCTCGATCAACGAGCGACTCCATCTGCGGCTTTGGAGAACGCATTTCCGTTGTGGTGGACAGGCCGTCTGGGTCGGGCAAGTGAGTCGCGATATCGGAGTGCGTTTCACCACCATGACCTGGAACTTGACGACTCACCTGATCGATCCCGATGTCGACGAAGCGCGAGACTACTTGCTGGAGGATCTTTTTGAAGCCCAACGCCTTGCCAGCGCGGGTTATTTGCAGAGCACAGTTCCGTGCACGCCCGAGGCTCCTCGACGAAACCTGACCGGCGATCCCTACTTTACGGATGGCCGCCGCGCCGTGATGGTCGTCACCAGCACCAAACAAGTCCCCGAAGTGATGAACTGGGATTAG